In a genomic window of Saccharothrix sp. HUAS TT1:
- a CDS encoding alcohol dehydrogenase catalytic domain-containing protein — translation MRAAEVVPGDPSASRVVDREVVEAPGELVVQGLVAGLCGTDLEIIRDGFGSLPPGRDHIVPFHESLGRVLSAPEDSGFYEGDLVAGVVRRPDPEPCPACAVDAWDFCRNGKYTERGIKELDGYGMQRWTVPPKFAVKLDPTLGDAGVLTEPASVVAKAWAQVSAAAERAHLPVRSVLVTGAGPIGLLAALLGVQRGLEVHVVDRVTRGPKPDLVTALGATYHPDLAGVTAEVDVAVECTGVAPVIWECARRASVTVLAGISGDHDPVPLDPGVFDGMVMGNKSVVGTVNAGLLDYVAAAEALSEASRPWLDGLLTRRVPLDRFMDALEKEEDDVKVVVDLA, via the coding sequence GTGAGGGCGGCGGAGGTCGTCCCCGGCGACCCGTCGGCGTCGCGCGTGGTGGACCGCGAGGTCGTCGAGGCGCCCGGCGAGCTGGTGGTCCAGGGCCTGGTGGCCGGCCTGTGCGGCACCGACCTGGAGATCATCCGCGACGGCTTCGGCTCGCTGCCGCCCGGTCGGGACCACATCGTGCCGTTCCACGAGTCGCTGGGCCGGGTGCTCAGCGCGCCCGAGGACTCGGGGTTCTACGAGGGCGACCTGGTCGCCGGCGTGGTGCGCAGGCCGGACCCCGAGCCGTGTCCGGCGTGCGCGGTGGACGCGTGGGACTTCTGCCGCAACGGCAAGTACACCGAGCGCGGCATCAAGGAGCTCGACGGGTACGGCATGCAGCGCTGGACCGTGCCGCCGAAGTTCGCGGTGAAGCTCGACCCGACGCTGGGTGACGCGGGCGTGCTGACCGAGCCCGCGTCGGTGGTGGCCAAGGCGTGGGCGCAGGTCTCGGCGGCGGCCGAGCGGGCGCACCTGCCGGTGCGGTCGGTGCTGGTCACCGGCGCCGGGCCGATCGGCCTGCTGGCGGCGCTGCTGGGCGTGCAGCGCGGCTTGGAGGTGCACGTGGTCGACCGCGTCACCAGGGGCCCGAAGCCGGACCTGGTGACCGCGCTGGGGGCGACCTACCACCCGGACCTGGCCGGGGTCACCGCCGAGGTGGACGTGGCCGTCGAGTGCACCGGCGTCGCACCCGTGATCTGGGAGTGCGCGCGCCGGGCGTCGGTCACGGTGCTGGCGGGCATCTCCGGCGACCACGACCCCGTGCCGCTGGACCCGGGCGTGTTCGACGGGATGGTGATGGGGAACAAGTCGGTCGTCGGCACGGTGAACGCGGGCCTGCTGGACTACGTCGCGGCCGCCGAGGCCCTGTCCGAGGCCAGCAGGCCGTGGCTGGACGGCCTGCTCACCCGCCGCGTGCCGCTGGACCGGTTCATGGACGCGCTGGAGAAGGAGGAGGACGACGTGAAGGTGGTCGTCGACCTGGCCTGA
- a CDS encoding glycoside hydrolase family 15 protein yields the protein MGDTGPGRIEDYALLSDLRTAALVGRDGSIDWLCMPRFDSPSCFSRLLGTEDDGHWRIAPTGEVVSVRRSYRDGSLVLETEFETVDGVVRLIDTMPPEEDDWDADTRVVRVLEGVSGQVEMSLRWVLRFAYADSVPWVRRGERDGQECIVALAGPSAVALYGDRLPYRVHGQRAHEAEFTVSAGERLTWVMEFAYSPDEPPAPVDALGEVARAEAFWLAWSSRIGYDGPHADVVRRSLITLKGLSYAPTGGIVAAPTTSLPETFGGTRNWDYRYCWLRDATFTLLALDNFGCVDEAVAWRKWLLRAVAGDPADLQIMYGIGGERHLVEWEVDWLPGYRGARPVRVGNAAYRQLQLDVYGEVMDALHLARERGLGETPDSWAMQRGMLRHLEKVWEQPDKGLWEVRGPDRHFTHSRVMLWVAFDRAVRAVEEFDLPGPVERWRELRETVREEVLEKGWNASLGTFTQYYGGTELDAATLLIPAVGFLPGDDPRVLGTLDAVSRVLKRGDLVDRYETGHGESEVDGLAGVEGSFLACSFWFVDALALAGRREEALAMYDRLVDLCNDVGLMAEEYDARTGRMCGNFPQAFSHLALVNSAAVLFGGHTRDERDRGGAR from the coding sequence GTGGGAGACACGGGACCTGGACGGATCGAGGACTACGCGCTGCTGTCGGACCTGAGGACGGCGGCACTGGTGGGGCGGGACGGGTCGATCGACTGGCTGTGCATGCCGCGGTTCGACTCGCCGTCCTGCTTCTCCCGGCTGCTCGGCACCGAGGACGACGGGCACTGGCGGATCGCGCCGACCGGCGAGGTGGTGTCGGTCCGCCGGTCCTACCGGGACGGCAGCCTGGTGCTGGAGACGGAGTTCGAGACCGTCGACGGCGTGGTGCGGCTGATCGACACGATGCCGCCCGAGGAGGACGACTGGGACGCCGACACGCGCGTGGTGCGGGTGCTGGAGGGCGTGTCGGGGCAGGTCGAGATGTCGCTGCGGTGGGTGCTGCGGTTCGCCTACGCCGACTCGGTGCCGTGGGTGCGGCGCGGTGAGCGGGACGGGCAGGAGTGCATCGTCGCGCTCGCCGGGCCGTCCGCCGTCGCGCTGTACGGCGACCGGCTGCCGTACCGGGTGCACGGCCAACGCGCGCACGAGGCGGAGTTCACCGTCTCCGCGGGCGAGCGGCTGACGTGGGTGATGGAGTTCGCCTACTCGCCGGACGAGCCGCCCGCGCCGGTGGACGCGCTGGGCGAGGTGGCGCGGGCCGAGGCGTTCTGGCTCGCCTGGTCGTCCAGGATCGGGTACGACGGGCCGCACGCGGACGTCGTGCGCCGGTCGCTGATCACGTTGAAGGGCCTGTCGTACGCGCCGACCGGCGGGATCGTGGCCGCGCCGACGACGTCGCTGCCGGAGACGTTCGGCGGCACGCGCAACTGGGACTACCGGTACTGCTGGCTGCGCGACGCCACGTTCACGCTGCTGGCCCTGGACAACTTCGGCTGCGTCGACGAGGCGGTGGCGTGGCGCAAGTGGCTGCTGCGCGCCGTCGCGGGCGACCCCGCCGACCTGCAGATCATGTACGGCATCGGCGGCGAGCGGCACCTGGTCGAGTGGGAGGTCGACTGGCTGCCCGGCTACCGGGGCGCGCGGCCGGTGCGGGTCGGCAACGCGGCCTACCGGCAGTTGCAGCTCGACGTGTACGGCGAGGTCATGGACGCGCTGCACCTGGCGCGGGAGCGCGGGCTCGGCGAGACCCCGGACTCGTGGGCGATGCAGCGCGGGATGCTGCGGCACCTGGAGAAGGTGTGGGAGCAGCCGGACAAGGGGCTGTGGGAGGTGCGCGGGCCGGACCGGCACTTCACCCACTCCCGGGTGATGCTGTGGGTGGCGTTCGACCGGGCGGTGCGGGCGGTGGAGGAGTTCGACCTGCCCGGACCGGTCGAGCGGTGGCGCGAGCTGCGGGAGACCGTGCGCGAGGAGGTGCTGGAGAAGGGCTGGAACGCGTCCCTGGGCACGTTCACCCAGTACTACGGCGGCACCGAGCTGGACGCGGCCACGTTGCTGATCCCGGCCGTCGGCTTCCTGCCCGGCGACGACCCGCGCGTGCTGGGCACGCTGGACGCGGTCTCCCGGGTGCTCAAGCGGGGCGACCTGGTCGACCGGTACGAGACCGGGCACGGCGAGTCCGAAGTGGACGGCCTGGCCGGTGTCGAGGGCAGCTTCCTGGCGTGCTCGTTCTGGTTCGTCGACGCGCTGGCGCTGGCCGGGCGGCGGGAGGAGGCGCTGGCGATGTACGACCGGCTGGTCGACCTGTGCAACGACGTGGGGCTGATGGCCGAGGAGTACGACGCGCGGACCGGTCGGATGTGCGGCAACTTCCCGCAGGCGTTCAGCCACCTGGCGCTGGTCAACAGCGCGGCGGTGCTGTTCGGCGGCCACACCCGCGACGAGCGCGACCGCGGCGGTGCGCGGTGA